In Sphingopyxis sp. 113P3, one DNA window encodes the following:
- a CDS encoding MipA/OmpV family protein — MDTPVSHPDRRPSPALLTVLVCAASLAAAAPAHARDGAPDADLAAPDAAGTAPALVPVIPAPATHFQDSEVDQDILLPPARPQDDDPDRKWSRDYLAIAAGVVTAPSYMGSDQRVVIPGFYLRGRLSGFSFSTRGTNLQVDLIRQRRGQRVDWKLGPIINLRSDRTGRIKDPQVEALGERKLAVEAGISAGVTYSGLITSKYDQVGFRVVALKDISGRHGSWVASPTIEYGTPISKRAYVGLSASVNVYGKGFGDYYFDIDQAGSDASGLPVYDGAGRKATAGKYTIGAAGAYSLSGDLRKGLVLIGGVQYGRVTSRYAASPIVRIAGDADQWIGGAGIAYQF, encoded by the coding sequence ATGGACACCCCCGTCTCCCACCCCGACCGCCGCCCCTCGCCTGCTCTTCTCACCGTCCTAGTCTGCGCCGCATCCCTCGCCGCCGCGGCCCCGGCGCATGCGAGGGACGGCGCCCCCGATGCGGATCTGGCAGCGCCAGACGCCGCTGGAACTGCGCCCGCGCTGGTGCCCGTGATCCCTGCGCCCGCCACCCATTTTCAGGATAGCGAAGTCGATCAGGATATATTGCTGCCCCCCGCGCGGCCGCAGGATGACGACCCGGACCGCAAATGGTCGCGCGACTATCTCGCCATCGCCGCCGGCGTCGTCACCGCACCGAGCTACATGGGGTCGGACCAGCGCGTCGTGATTCCGGGATTTTACCTGCGCGGCCGCCTGTCGGGCTTTTCCTTTTCGACCCGGGGCACCAATTTGCAGGTCGATCTGATCCGCCAGCGACGCGGCCAGCGCGTCGACTGGAAACTTGGCCCGATCATCAACCTCAGGAGCGACCGTACCGGGCGTATCAAGGACCCGCAGGTGGAGGCGCTCGGCGAGCGCAAACTGGCGGTAGAGGCAGGCATTTCGGCGGGGGTCACCTATTCGGGCCTGATCACCAGCAAATATGATCAGGTCGGCTTTCGGGTTGTCGCACTAAAGGATATTTCCGGCCGCCACGGCAGCTGGGTTGCTTCGCCGACGATCGAATATGGCACCCCCATTTCGAAGCGCGCCTATGTCGGCCTGTCGGCGTCGGTGAACGTCTATGGCAAGGGCTTCGGGGATTATTATTTCGACATTGACCAGGCGGGCAGCGACGCTAGCGGGCTGCCGGTCTATGACGGCGCTGGTCGCAAGGCGACCGCCGGCAAATATACGATCGGCGCGGCGGGCGCCTATTCGCTTTCGGGTGACCTGCGCAAGGGCCTCGTCCTCATCGGCGGCGTCCAATATGGGCGCGTGACAAGCCGCTACGCCGCCTCACCGATCGTCCGGATCGCAGGTGACGCCGACCAGTGGATTGGAGGCGCGGGCATCGCCTATCAATTCTAG
- a CDS encoding flavodoxin family protein: MTQVAIIYHSGFGHTEVLAGDVARGVEATGATAVMLRIEPGQTDFGELFAAANQADALIFGSPTYVGNVSAPMKAFMNESTRIFMTRDWQDKLAAAFTVSGSPSGDKLNTLISLAIFAAQHGMVWIGTGQLPGNNDDTSAATDSENRIGSFIGAMAQAANDSAKVTPKAGDRATAYSLGQRVAIAAARWRAGFPARVAA; the protein is encoded by the coding sequence ATGACGCAGGTTGCCATCATCTATCATTCGGGTTTCGGCCACACCGAAGTGCTCGCCGGCGATGTCGCGCGCGGCGTGGAGGCGACGGGAGCAACCGCCGTGATGTTGCGCATCGAGCCCGGCCAGACCGATTTCGGCGAACTTTTCGCGGCGGCGAACCAGGCCGACGCGCTGATCTTCGGATCGCCCACCTATGTCGGCAATGTGTCGGCGCCGATGAAGGCCTTCATGAATGAGAGCACGCGGATATTCATGACGCGCGACTGGCAGGACAAGCTCGCCGCCGCTTTCACCGTCTCGGGCTCGCCGTCGGGCGACAAGCTCAACACGCTGATCAGCCTCGCGATCTTTGCCGCGCAGCACGGCATGGTCTGGATCGGGACCGGGCAACTTCCGGGCAATAATGACGACACAAGCGCGGCGACCGACAGCGAAAACCGTATCGGCAGCTTCATCGGCGCCATGGCCCAGGCGGCGAACGACAGCGCGAAGGTCACGCCCAAGGCGGGCGACCGCGCCACCGCTTACTCGCTGGGCCAGCGCGTTGCGATTGCCGCTGCGCGCTGGCGCGCCGGATTTCCCGCACGCGTCGCGGCCTGA
- the thiC gene encoding phosphomethylpyrimidine synthase ThiC, whose product MADIDSRIEAADPIGVTTGPIRGSRKIHVASPTGSGIRVAMREILLEPSSGESPVRVYDTSGPYTDPNASIDIGKGLPELRAAWIRARGDVEEVAQREVRPEDNGQLGPDRSGGVPAFPNVRKKVLRARPGANVSQMHYARRGIITPEMEYVATRENLGRERLAEYIRDGQDWGASIPDYVTPEFVREEVARGRAIIPSNINHPESEPMAIGRNFLVKINANIGNSAVASDVASEVDKMVWSIRWGADTVMDLSTGRNIHDTREWIIRNSPVPIGTVPIYQALEKVGGIAEELTWEIFRDTLIEQAEQGVDYFTIHAGVRLPYVPLAAKRVTGIVSRGGSIMAKWCLAHHKESFLYERFDEITEIMKAYDIAYSLGDGLRPGSIADANDEAQFAELYTLGELTKRAWDQDVQVMIEGPGHVPMHKIKENMDKQLEACGEAPFYTLGPLTTDIAPGYDHITSGIGAAMIGWYGTAMLCYVTPKEHLGLPDRDDVKVGVVTYKLAAHAADLAKGHPAAKVRDDALSKARFEFRWRDQFNLSLDPDTAEQYHDQTLPAEGAKTAHFCSMCGPKFCSMKISQEVREFARLQNQDSAGFIAAEEAEKGMAQMSEVYEETGRELYLGAGGREHD is encoded by the coding sequence ATGGCCGACATCGATTCCCGCATTGAAGCTGCTGATCCGATCGGCGTCACCACCGGCCCGATTCGGGGCAGCCGCAAGATCCATGTCGCCTCGCCCACTGGAAGCGGCATCCGGGTCGCGATGCGCGAGATTCTCCTCGAACCCTCGTCAGGCGAGTCCCCGGTGCGCGTCTATGACACGAGCGGCCCCTATACCGACCCGAATGCAAGCATCGACATCGGCAAGGGGCTCCCTGAACTGCGCGCGGCGTGGATCCGGGCGCGCGGCGACGTCGAGGAAGTCGCCCAGCGCGAGGTGCGGCCCGAGGACAACGGCCAGCTTGGCCCCGACCGTTCGGGCGGCGTCCCCGCCTTCCCCAATGTCCGCAAGAAAGTTCTTCGCGCGAGGCCCGGCGCCAACGTCAGCCAGATGCACTATGCCCGCCGCGGCATCATCACGCCCGAGATGGAATATGTCGCAACGCGCGAGAATCTCGGCCGCGAACGCCTCGCGGAATATATTCGCGACGGCCAGGACTGGGGCGCGAGCATCCCCGACTATGTCACCCCCGAGTTCGTGCGAGAGGAAGTTGCGCGCGGCCGCGCGATCATTCCGTCGAACATCAACCACCCCGAAAGCGAGCCGATGGCGATCGGCCGAAATTTCCTCGTGAAGATCAACGCGAATATCGGCAACAGCGCGGTCGCCTCCGACGTCGCCTCCGAAGTCGACAAGATGGTCTGGTCGATCCGTTGGGGCGCCGACACCGTCATGGACCTCTCGACGGGGCGCAACATCCACGACACGCGCGAATGGATCATCCGCAACTCGCCCGTCCCGATCGGCACCGTCCCCATCTATCAGGCGCTCGAAAAGGTCGGCGGCATCGCCGAGGAACTGACGTGGGAAATCTTCCGCGACACGCTCATTGAACAGGCCGAACAGGGCGTCGACTATTTTACCATCCATGCGGGCGTGCGCCTGCCCTACGTCCCGCTTGCCGCAAAGCGCGTCACCGGCATCGTCAGCCGCGGCGGCAGCATCATGGCGAAATGGTGTCTTGCGCACCACAAGGAAAGCTTCCTCTACGAACGCTTCGACGAGATCACCGAGATCATGAAGGCCTATGACATCGCCTATTCGCTGGGCGACGGCCTGCGCCCCGGAAGTATCGCCGACGCGAACGACGAGGCACAGTTCGCCGAGCTCTACACGCTGGGCGAACTCACCAAGCGCGCGTGGGATCAGGATGTCCAGGTCATGATCGAGGGGCCGGGCCATGTCCCGATGCACAAGATCAAGGAGAATATGGACAAGCAGCTCGAAGCGTGCGGCGAGGCACCCTTCTATACGCTTGGCCCCCTCACCACCGACATCGCGCCGGGTTATGACCATATCACCAGCGGCATCGGCGCCGCGATGATCGGCTGGTACGGGACGGCGATGCTCTGTTATGTCACGCCCAAGGAGCATTTGGGGCTGCCCGACCGCGACGATGTGAAGGTCGGTGTCGTCACCTACAAGCTTGCCGCCCATGCCGCCGACCTCGCCAAGGGTCACCCCGCCGCCAAGGTCCGTGACGACGCGCTATCGAAAGCGCGCTTCGAATTCCGCTGGCGCGACCAGTTCAATCTCAGCCTCGATCCCGACACCGCCGAGCAATATCATGACCAGACCCTCCCCGCGGAGGGTGCCAAGACCGCCCACTTCTGCAGCATGTGCGGGCCCAAATTCTGTTCGATGAAGATCAGCCAGGAAGTCCGCGAGTTTGCCAGGCTGCAGAATCAGGACAGCGCAGGCTTCATCGCGGCAGAAGAGGCCGAAAAAGGCATGGCGCAAATGAGCGAGGTCTATGAGGAGACGGGCCGCGAGCTGTACTTGGGTGCGGGTGGACGTGAACACGACTGA
- a CDS encoding winged helix-turn-helix transcriptional regulator, producing the protein MTALRCIDKPDPLAQNCPSRDMLDLIGDRWSLLIMLVVGQGTHRNGELKRRVGGISQKMLTQTLRALEANGLVERRDFQTVPPHVEYYLTPLGASLQRALAPLFGWIDREFSAVLAARAAFAARENAA; encoded by the coding sequence ATGACTGCTCTCCGCTGCATCGACAAGCCCGATCCGCTCGCGCAAAACTGCCCGTCGCGCGATATGCTCGATCTGATCGGTGATCGCTGGAGCCTTCTCATCATGCTCGTCGTTGGCCAGGGCACGCATCGCAATGGCGAACTGAAACGGCGCGTGGGCGGGATCAGCCAGAAGATGCTGACCCAGACCTTGCGCGCGCTGGAAGCGAACGGGCTGGTCGAACGGCGTGATTTCCAGACGGTCCCGCCGCACGTCGAATATTATCTGACCCCGCTTGGCGCCTCGCTGCAACGGGCGCTCGCGCCGCTGTTCGGATGGATCGATCGCGAATTTTCGGCGGTGCTCGCTGCGCGCGCGGCGTTCGCGGCTCGCGAGAACGCCGCCTAG
- a CDS encoding DUF2061 domain-containing protein, whose product MSRVDSRDVAKTLSFLILHLSVGFTVAYLLTGSFAVASGIALIEPMVNAVVFFFHERAWRGEFSFRRLLEHRHEPFGAAH is encoded by the coding sequence ATGTCACGCGTCGATTCCCGAGATGTCGCCAAGACGCTCAGCTTCCTCATACTTCACCTCTCGGTGGGGTTCACGGTGGCATACCTGCTGACCGGGTCCTTTGCGGTTGCCAGCGGAATCGCGCTGATCGAACCCATGGTCAATGCGGTCGTGTTTTTCTTCCACGAGCGCGCATGGCGCGGGGAGTTCTCGTTCAGGCGGCTGCTGGAGCATCGGCATGAGCCGTTCGGTGCGGCCCATTAA
- a CDS encoding DMT family transporter produces the protein MTANNAPTFAFIMFLTGVGIPVLAALNGGLGARLGSPMAASVILFGLALTIALAGTAATESLGAVRLSAGVPPQYYFGGLFVAFYVIAVTFIAPRFGVGNAIFFVLVGQIVSAAAIDHFGLFGSLRYPIDAKRTAGIALMIAGVYLARRI, from the coding sequence ATGACCGCCAACAACGCCCCGACCTTTGCCTTCATCATGTTCCTGACCGGGGTCGGCATCCCAGTGCTCGCCGCCTTGAACGGCGGGCTCGGCGCCCGGCTCGGCAGTCCGATGGCGGCCTCCGTCATCCTCTTCGGTCTCGCGCTCACCATCGCGCTCGCGGGCACCGCGGCAACGGAATCGCTCGGCGCGGTGCGATTGTCAGCTGGCGTTCCGCCGCAATATTATTTCGGCGGGCTGTTCGTCGCTTTCTATGTGATCGCGGTGACCTTCATCGCGCCGCGATTCGGGGTCGGCAATGCGATCTTCTTCGTCCTCGTCGGCCAGATCGTCAGCGCCGCGGCGATCGACCATTTTGGCCTTTTCGGCTCGCTGCGATACCCGATCGACGCAAAGCGCACGGCGGGAATCGCGCTGATGATCGCGGGCGTCTATCTGGCGCGCCGGATCTGA
- the arr gene encoding NAD(+)--rifampin ADP-ribosyltransferase, which yields MTDPHTPAPTGPDAGAIFYHGTRADLSVGDLLTPGRASNYVEGAPLSWIYFSAALESAIWGCELASGDGRERIYIVEPTGDWFDDPNLTDKKFPGNPTRSYRSRAPLRIVGEVESWTSHPPEALAAMKEGLARLRAEGKDVIID from the coding sequence ATGACAGACCCCCACACCCCCGCCCCCACCGGCCCCGACGCCGGCGCGATCTTCTATCACGGCACACGCGCTGATCTGTCAGTCGGCGACCTGCTCACCCCGGGGCGGGCGAGCAATTATGTCGAAGGCGCGCCGCTCTCGTGGATCTATTTTTCCGCCGCGCTCGAATCGGCGATCTGGGGCTGCGAGCTCGCGTCAGGCGACGGCCGCGAGCGCATCTATATCGTCGAGCCGACCGGCGACTGGTTCGACGATCCCAATCTCACCGACAAGAAATTCCCTGGCAACCCCACCCGCAGCTATCGTAGCCGCGCACCGCTGCGCATCGTGGGAGAGGTCGAAAGCTGGACTTCGCACCCGCCCGAGGCGCTTGCGGCGATGAAGGAGGGTCTCGCCCGGCTGCGCGCCGAGGGGAAGGACGTCATCATCGACTGA